In a genomic window of Mercenaria mercenaria strain notata chromosome 19, MADL_Memer_1, whole genome shotgun sequence:
- the LOC123542315 gene encoding D-aminopeptidase-like, with translation MKMQTVRAVFYFCLLRCALTEIFDHAFEQDLERFIGKTMECRHIPGLTVSVVKDSETWTRGYGKADLSQGRMVDNTTLFNIGSVTKSFTMVLLGILLTEKGLDWNAKVHDILGPDYEFIDEYRSKEMTLRDMLSHRTGLARLDIGVFSGYPADITREKLSIKMKNLPQQLPFRDAFLYNNYMFMMLGHVAEKLGGDTWEKLVTSKVLRPLEMTSTRILKEPKNVLENGVAKPYIFKDNTFKNATLDIYSLHPCEPAGAILSLLDPGLLLDAFTTTTPTVDRAFLDSYFLTHPEFPVSDTPVGYGHAWFTSAYRGYRRIWHSGGLFSYITHVWMFPDVNAGVYASVNGPALNKLPGYAIRTVLYYISDKLLGKEQWLNETTTCEFPQLWRHKTTNSTPPEPLGKIQNPSEYSGYYGSHYLPGINVSANVGDSSSLLFQTNKFGGILHSTQDKDRFLMDTTSPWEFMTVFLDDNNVTKMINSTFVRNDDGVVQSLELQFEVKVVYSKGVSILNDVVSSQATATYLDKYQLIMWTVLIRIMLGIGTYPLHLPK, from the exons ATGAAAATGCAAACTGTAAGAGCGGTGTTCTATTTTTGCCTGCTTCGATGCGCCCTGACGGAAATTTTCGATCATGCCTTTGAACAGGATCTGGAAAGGTTTATAGGAAAGACGATGGAATGCCGCCATATTCCTGGTTTGACAGTGTCTGTTGTTAAAG ATTCAGAAACTTGGACAAGGGGTTATGGCAAAGCAGATTTATCACAAGGACGAATGGTAGACAACACTACACTGTTTAATATAGGATCAGTAACAAAATCGTTTACAATGGTGCTTTTAGGAATTCTGTTGACAGAAAAGGG GCTAGACTGGAACGCAAAGGTGCACGATATTCTCGGACCTGATTACGAGTTTATAGACGAATACCGAAGCAAAGAGATGACACTTCGTGACATGCTCTCACATCGGACTGGTCTGGCTCGGCTTGATATAGGTGTTTTCTCTGGTTATCCAGCCGATATCACAAGGGAAAAATTAAGCAT CAAAATGAAGAACTTGCCACAACAACTGCCTTTCCGGGACGCCTTTCTTTACAACAATTATATGTTTATGATGCTAGGACATGTGGCAGAAAAACTCGGTGGAGACACCTGGGAAAAACTCGTTACTTCTAAAGTACTGCGCCCACTCGAAATGACTTCTACACGAATTCTTAAAGAACCAAAAAATGTGTTGGAAAATGGCGTTGCTAAACCGTATATATTCAAAGACAATACATTTAAGAATGCAACACTGGACATATATAg CCTTCATCCGTGTGAACCAGCTGGAGCAATTCTGTCTCTCCTTGACCCGGGATTACTGTTAGATGCATTTACAA cAACTACACCTACTGTAGACAGAGCCTTCCTAGATAGTTACTTTCTAACACACCCAGAATTTCCAGTCTCAGATACACCTGTAGGATACGGACATGCATGGTTTACTTCGGCGTACCGGG GATACCGTAGAATATGGCACAGTGGAGGACTTTTTTCGTATATAACGCACGTTTGGATGTTCCCAGACGTAAATGCAG gagTTTATGCAAGTGTCAATGGTCCCGCTTTGAATAAGTTGCCGGGATATGCTATACGTACAGTTTTGTATTACATCAGTGATAAACTACTTGGGAAAGAACAATGGCTCAATGAAACAACAACATGTGAGTTTCCACAGCTTTGGCGACACAAGACCACAAACTCCACACCACCAGAGCCGTTGGGAAAGATACAAAATCCGTCGGAATACTCCGGCTATTACGGTAGTCATTACCTtcctggcataaatgtttccgCAAATGTTGGAGACTCTTCGTCACTATTGTTTCAAACGAACAAATTTGGAGGTATTCTTCATTCCACACAAGACAAGGACAGATTTTTGATGGATACTACCTCCCCTTGGGAATTTATGACAGTATTTTTAGATGAtaataatgttacaaaaatgataaattcaacGTTTGTACGGAATGATGACGGCGTTGTACAGTCATTAGAGCTTCAGTTTGAGGTTAAGGTAGTGTACAGTAAAGGTGTGTCAATTCTAAACGATGTGGTATCTAGTCAAGCTACTGCTACATACCTTGATAAATACCAGTTGATTATGTGGACTGTTTTGATAAGGATCATGTTGGGCATAGGTACATACCCCCTCCACCTGCCTAAATAA